In the Paenibacillus sp. FSL R7-0337 genome, GTTCATTGTTTTCGGATCATGTCTATTTTAATGTTATTGCCAAGTTAGCGGCTGCAATCTAAACGATTGAAAGTAATTGAGCTGTAAACACTAAATGATATGGGTGAGGAGAAATGACAAATGATTCAGTCCATTGTACATATTGCTCTGGTCGTAAACGATTATGATGAGGCCATTGAATTTTATACAAAAAAGTTGAATTTCACAGTAGTAGAAGATACATACCAGCCGGAGCAGGATAAACGGTGGGTGGTGATTTCGCCTCCTGGCTCAGTTGGGACTACGATCTTGCTTGCCAAGGCGTCCAAACCTGAACAAGAGCAATTTGTCGGTAATCAAACGGGTGGGCGGGTATTTCTGTTCCTGAACACGGATGACTTTTGGAGAGATTATAACGATATGGTCTCTAAGGACATTGAATTTGTTAGAGAGCCCCAAGATCAATCGTACGGAAAAGTAGCTGTCTTTAAAGATTTATATGGGAATTTATGGGACCTGCTGGAGTTGAATCAGAATCATCCGATTGCTAAACGTGTTAGGTGATATCTCATGAATTTAAAACGAATGATTATAGAAATTGCAGTCCTGTTTAATATCGACTCGGCTTCAAAATGAAACTTAATTCCTTACTGTATTTCTTCCAAATCTGATGAGTGAGGAGATTAAAAATGACTGAACAAACAGTTTGCACGGCAAACGGGGATTGAGATTTTGGCTGTAATACAAACAGCTTTAGATACACTGGATAAGGTGAAACGGGTGGTTAAAATTCAGGGCTTTGTTAATGCGGTAGCCAGTTTTGAAGAGCATCATAAAGTGCTAAATGGGTGTTCTGATCTGATGCTGGATGTTTTCGGAGAAAAAGGTATCCATGCCCGTTCAGTCTTTGGAAGCTGTTTCGGTTAGGTTGCGTAGTATACATGAAGAATACGTAAATAATTAGTGAATAATTAGAACTAACTGATGATTTTCAGGATATAGAATTATGGAGAATACTTGCTGTAAAGACAGCTCAAGAATTATTGAAGAAGTACAAGAAACATCTTATTGTTCCTATGACAATATATAAAGCTGTAAATTTCGAGTATATTTACAACGGTTTTAAAAGTATGGATCGAGAAGTTTTTCATTTTTGTCTCTTGGCATCCGAAAACACAATTGAAAAACGTATTGAAAAACGCGGGAACACTTATGATGCTTGGTACCAACAGCATACAAAAGCAGGTGTAGCTACATTTAATGAGAGTAGATTTCAAGAACATATAGAAACTGACCATAGAGAAACTGAAGAAATCATTGAAATAATTTTAAGAAAAACTTCAGGATCAATGTATAAGCTGCCGCTACAACATAGCTAATGCTACAAGTCGTATGAATTAAGCACTGGCGTGACCTCCAGGCACAAGCTTCTCACAGTCTTCATGACAAGATTGTCCCCGTCAAAAACAACATTGGATATACTGAGGGTCACTTCATCTTGTGTCTCTGACGTCACAGCTGAGCCAGCCGCG is a window encoding:
- a CDS encoding VOC family protein; translated protein: MIQSIVHIALVVNDYDEAIEFYTKKLNFTVVEDTYQPEQDKRWVVISPPGSVGTTILLAKASKPEQEQFVGNQTGGRVFLFLNTDDFWRDYNDMVSKDIEFVREPQDQSYGKVAVFKDLYGNLWDLLELNQNHPIAKRVR
- a CDS encoding RidA family protein, which produces MAVIQTALDTLDKVKRVVKIQGFVNAVASFEEHHKVLNGCSDLMLDVFGEKGIHARSVFGSCFG